One genomic region from Argentina anserina chromosome 2, drPotAnse1.1, whole genome shotgun sequence encodes:
- the LOC126784528 gene encoding transcription factor HEC2-like, which yields MDMNQLKSEEQMEMMMMMQMDKISELCGAYNDVMSNLPSSEHFSGSATSMPHYSHDQNPHSVSSPPPSFLNLSPSTISFTNSLEQSPEPQMASDKRASMAAMREMIFRIASMQPIHIDPESVKPPKRRNVKISKDPQSVAARHRRERISERIRILQRLVPGGTKMDTVSMLDEAIHYVKFLKSQVQTLERASVNNNYRVPQTGIGFPVAMSSGSNYLSNSMTKAYQAHPPQRHQNMQHFGDA from the coding sequence ATGGATATGAACCAACTAAAATCAGAGGAGCAGATggaaatgatgatgatgatgcaaaTGGATAAAATCTCTGAGCTCTGCGGCGCCTACAACGACGTCATGTCTAACCTCCCTTCATCTGAACACTTTTCTGGTAGTGCAACTTCCATGCCACATTACAGCCATGACCAAAACCCTCACAGTGTTTCTTCACCTCCACCCTCATTTCTTAACCTAAGCCCATCAACCATATCATTCACCAACTCTCTTGAACAATCACCAGAACCTCAAATGGCATCGGATAAGCGTGCTTCAATGGCGGCGATGAGGGAGATGATATTCAGAATCGCCTCGATGCAGCCAATCCACATAGACCCGGAGTCGGTGAAGCCACCAAAGAGAAGGAACGTGAAGATTTCCAAGGACCCTCAGAGCGTGGCGGCGCGTCACAGGAGGGAGAGGATTAGCGAGAGGATAAGAATACTCCAGAGACTTGTCCCTGGCGGGACTAAAATGGACACTGTATCCATGCTGGACGAGGCTATTCACTACGTCAAGTTCTTGAAGTCTCAAGTTCAGACGCTGGAGAGAGCATCCGTGAATAACAATTACAGGGTACCACAAACCGGGATTGGTTTTCCGGTGGCGATGTCAAGTGGCAGTAACTACCTTTCTAATTCTATGACCAAAGCGTACCAAGCTCATCCTCCGCAACGTCATCAGAATATGCAGCATTTTGGAGATGCTTGA